From the Corvus moneduloides isolate bCorMon1 chromosome 13, bCorMon1.pri, whole genome shotgun sequence genome, the window cctgccagcacccccagccccgcacTGCCAGGCCGAGATTCTGCAGAGGTGGCAGGTGGGGCTCGGGCTGGGGACCCCCCATATGTGTCGTCTTCCCCTTGGGACCCACCAGGTCCTGTAAGCGCATAAGCCCTTCACTAAGGCGGTTAGAGGGGAATAACGAAAAGTGGTAATTAAGGGGGGTAATTTCCCTGCCCCCAAGTAATTAATTACCGGCCCTGATGgcgaggggagggggggatgcTCGGTAGGGGCCCCACTGTGCTTCAGCATCCCCTCCTGGGGTCGGGGGCCCCCATGGATGTTGGGGCTGCTGACACCGCAGAGGGTGGGGGCCAGGTGGCCCCCGGGTTACGCAACCACGGCTAAACCCTCGCGGTGACAGGGCAGCACAATTTGGGATTTGTGGGCTTTAGCCGCTAaacccccccccgccccgctcagGGGGGTGGCGGGTGGCCACTGTCACGGGCCCGGGCTGTCCCCAGCGATGGGCCAGGCTGAGGACAGGGGTTCCCGGCCTGCCGTGCCCCTTCCAGACGGGGCTCAGGGGTGTTGATGCCCTGAAGGTGTCCCGGGGGACAGGCACTGGCAGCAAGTCCCTGCTGAGGGCTGGCTCCAGTGGAtccaggggctgggggtcaCCCCTCCGGCATCCCTGACTTCTGTGTGGCTCCATCCTCGCTGCCTGCAGCATTCCTGCATcccccctgcctgcagcattcctgcatcccccctgcctgcagcattcCTGCATCCCCCTGCCTACAACCTCCTTCCATCCCTTTTGCCTGAAGCATTTCTCCCTCTTCACTGTCTGCACTGTGACTCCATCAGCCTTGCATGCACCATGGCTCCATGTTCCCACGTGCAGCAACATTCCATCACCCTTCCTGACTCTACACGGCTCCACCATCTTTCTTGCCTTCACCATGacccatccctgccttcaccatgacccatccctgccttcaccatgacccatccctgccttcaccatggccccatccctgccttcaccatggcccatccctgccttcaccatggctccatccctgccttcaccatggctccatcccttccttcaccatggccccatccctgccttcaccatggctccatccctgcctgcaccatggccccatccctgccttcaccaTGGCTCCATCCCTTCTTTCACCatggccccatccctgcctgcaccatggccccatccctgccttcaccacggcccatccctgccttcaccatgacccatccctgccttcaccatggccccatccctgccttcaccatggccccatccctgccttcaccatggctccatccctgccttcaccatggccccatccctgcctgcaccatggccccatccctgccttcaccaCGGCCCATCCCTTCCTTCACCATGacccatccctgccttcaccaTGGCCCCATCCCTTCCTTCACCatggccccatccctgccttcaccatggccccatccctgccttcaccatggctccatcccttccttcaccatggccccatccctgccttcaccatgaccccatccctgccttcaccatgacccatccctgcctccaccatggccccatccctgccttcaccacggcccatccctgccttcaccatgacccatccctgccttcaccacggcccatccctgccttcaccatggccccatccctgccttcaccatggcccatccctgccttcaccatggctccatccctgcctgcaccatggcccatccctgccttcaccaTGGCTCCATCCCTTCTTTCACCatggccccatccctgcctgcaccatggccccatccctgccttcaccacggcccatccctgccttcaccaTGGCTCCATCCCTTCTTTCACCatggccccatccctgcctgcaccatGGCCCCAACCCTGCCTGCACCatggccccatccctgcctgcaccatggccccatccctgccttcaccatggccccatccctgccttcaccatggctccatccctgcctgcaccatggccccatccctgcctgcaccatggccccatccctgccttcaccatggcccatccctgccttcaccatgacccatccctgccttcaccatggctccatccctgcctgcaccatggcccatccctgccttcaccaTGGCTCCATCCCTTCTTTCACCatggccccatccctgcctgcaccatggccccatccctgccttcaccatgacccatccctgccttcaccaTGACCCATCCCTGCCTCCACCATGGCCCCATCCCTTCCTTCACCatggccccatccctgccttcaccatgacccatccctgccttcaccacggcccatccctgccttcaccatggcccatccctgccttcaccatggccccatccctgcctgcaccacgacccatccctgccttcaccatggctccatccctgccttcaccatgacccatccctgcctgcaccatgacccatccctgccttcaccatggctccatccctgccttcaccatggccccatccctgcctgcaccatggccccatccctgccttcaccatgacccatccctgccttcaccatggccccatccctgcctgcaccatggccccatccctgcctACACCATGacccatccctgccttcaccatgacccatccctgccttcaccatgacccatccctgccttcaccatgacccatccctgcctccaccatggccccatccctgcctccaccatggcccatccctgccttcaccatggcccatccctgccttcaccatggctccatccctgccttcaccatgacccatccctgccttcaccaTGACCCATCCCTTCCTTCACcatggctccatccctgccttcaccacggcccatccctgccttcaccatggcccatccctgcctgcaccatgatccatccctgcctgcaccacGGCTCCATGCCCCCTCCCACCCTGGGACCCCCTGCTTCCCCAGGGTGCCTgtcccacccacagcccctgtcctGACCCAGATCTCTGACCGCCGCCATCTGCAGCAGTGGCCGCCTCCTCCCGCAGCAGAATTATGACGCTGGGCTAATGCGGCGGGAGCAAgctgtcacctccctgcccGGCCCTTGGGTGCCTCCACACCTCTCACCCAGGGGTGAAACACCCCCCAGTGCCCGATCCAGGGGTGCCGGGAACAGCTGCATCCCGGTGTGCCGGCCCACCCATGGGGACAGGGGCGGCCAGTGCCAGGGTCAGCGGGGAGCGGCCAGCGTGGCGATACAGCTGAGTCGGCTAATTTGCCCGTCCCTCCTCGCCGTCGGGTAAAAGCCAGCTCcggagcagggatttgggagggggATTAGCTGGGCCAACCATCTGCTGCCAGCCAATCATCAGCACCCCCAGGAAAGCcaataattacaaaaatatggTTTCCCACCCTGTTTCTCCATTACACCCAGCTGGGTGCTGTCCCCATGGTGGGCTCCCCGTGGAGCAGCACCCTGTCCTCTTCCCGGGGATGAGGGCTCCATGAGCACCCAACTGGGCCCTCTTGGGAGCCCAACCCAGCCCTTTTTGGGTGCAGCACGAGCAGGCCTGACGCCACGGCCgaggggctgtgggtggtgGGTGGGGGTGAAGGAGCAAACGTTAAAGCCCGAGGCAGGGTCGTGACTCAGCTCGGTGACAGATGCTGGGGCAGATGCCACGGGATTACCCAGCCTAAAACCTTGGGATCTGCCCCCCTTCgccccagcaggcagagagcGTTTAATTACTAATTTACTAATTACCCAAAGATGCTGGCGATGGGCTTGAGACCTGCAGTCAGGAGCAGCCCCAAGGCTCCCGCCACCCTAATCCCACTCGCTGTGGGGAGCTGGTGGATGCACCCTGGCCAGGGACAGCTTGGCTGGGGACAGTGAGTGACCCAGGGAAGCACCACTGTCCTGGCAGTCCCGCTCCTGTTGGTGACGGCATGGAGTGGTGGGGAATGGGACAGGACAGTGAGGACAAGGAGGAGACAATGGGGACATTGATGGGAATCAAGAGAAGATATTGGGGACCAAGGGGAGACAGTGAGGACCAGAAGGGGATGATGGAGACCAAGAGGAGCTGATGGGGGGGAGGGAAGATGATGGGGACCAAGAGGTGACAACAAGGATCAGGAGGGGGTGATGGGAACAAGGAGGAGGTGATGAGGACTGGGAGGCGATAATGAGGATCAGAGGGGACAATGGGAACCTGGATGTTTTGATGGTGACCCAGAGACAATGATAAATGTGGCgagcaggaggtgacagcagtgaTGGGGAAGGGATGATGGAGACCAGGACATGACAATAGGAACCATGTGAGGATGATGGGGACCAGGAAGCTGTGAAGGAGATCATGAGGGGGCAGTGGGATGCAATAGGGGTGGATGGAGATCACGGGGGATAGTAAGGGTTGAGATGGGATgatggggactgggaggggaggATGGGAATGAGAAGGGTGTGATGGGTACATGTGGACAAGACAACAGAGACCAGGAGAGGATGGTGGAGACCAGAAGGAGACAAGACCAACAAGAAGGCGACATGAAGTTCCTGGAGGGTGGTGTGGGACTGGAGGTGGCTGGGAAGGGTTAATGTGGCTGCCTGCACTGAGCCAGGTCCAGGCCAGGCTCAGGTTTCACCTGTAATTAGCTCTTGTTTATTGGAGGCTCCTTGATAAATGATTCTTTGGAGGTTGCCCGATGACAGAGGGTGACAGTGACCCACCTGAGCCCTGCCAAAGCCTTCACtgacccccagcagcaggattAAAGTTTAATGTGACTCCAGAGCTGACCCCGGGCATGCACCACTCTGGGGCCACAGGACTGGAGATAGGCTGGTGGCCACCTCTAGGACACAGGGCCGGGTAAAGGCAGATTGGCCTCCCAGGGCCAGAGGGTTTTGGCACCGAGAAGTGATTTGTCACCAGCCTGGTGGTCACTGGTTACCAGGGCATTGTGGCCACGGGGCTGTTTCATGACTCCTTTGGGGTCACCCATGAGGTTTGTGGATGAAATGTCACACCAGGTTGGGTTTGTCCCCCTGGGACTGGCCCTACAGGATGGGCACAGCGCCATGGTGCAGCCGGTCCGGGCACATTCCCAGGCACCGGTGGGGCCACGTTCGAGTGCCAAGAGCCACCGCGGTGCTCCCGGGGCGGGCTGAGGTCCTGTCCTGCAGCCACTTTTGGAGCAGCGGCAGCTTGGGAAACACGGTGGAGTGAGGGGACCTTGGAGGTGACCCCAAGGTGAGGCAGCAGGGCACAGAATGAGCACCGAGGCCGCAGCTTGGGTTTCAGCAGGGTGACAACTGCGGGGACAGAGGAGTCCCTGAGGTACGGGGTACCTGTCCCCAGCTCTTGGGACATCGTGTTTTCTCCTTGCAGATGAATCTCCTCGCCCAGGTAAagggggagctggcagggaggacACCTGCATCCAGGTGATCCCACCCCTCTGCCATAGCACCCAGTGTCCCTGGACCCCACAGCTGGGACCTGCCTGGTGCTGGGTCtgggttggggggaggggatGTGTGGCCTgggaggctgggctgagctgggctgggtgctggcagagatGGGTGCTGGCAGGGGAAGGGTGTCAGCAGGGGACAGGTCCCTGTCTTGCCCTGCACCCTCTCCTCACAGGTGAGCTCCCTCCTTCAGACCCTGCAAGCCCCGGACTGGCTGTTCCTCCAGTCCTGGCACTGGCTGGGCTCCTGGGTGAggcaggtttgggggtgctggcaTGGGAACCCCAGCCATGTGCTTGGGCAGGGGGTGGCAGCAGCCCAGGCCTGGGCTGAGCCGTGACACTGGTGCCAGCGGGGCTGACGCAAGGTGTTTGTCCCTCCAggtgagcagctccaggcaggtaAGTGCTGGCATTGCCCCTGTGCCCTGCGCTGCCCGTCTCACCCCCAGCACAACTGGGTCGATTCCTGCACACCCTGCCTTCTCCTCGGCACCCATGGGTGCTTCAGCACTTAGAGGAGGCAGTCCCTTCCCAGGGGGTTTCCATCCATGGAGACCCGAGACCCAAGCTGTGCTTAAGCCACCAAGGATGTGGGATGAGCCAGCAGGACAGTGATGCAgctggtgtccccagggcaccGGTGGCCCTGAAACACGGCTGGGTCCCCAGGCAGTGACTGGGGCAGTGACCACAGCAGGGTTCTTCCTCTGCGAGGGGCTGCTGGGACAACACTTTGACATGGTCCCCAACGGGgtggctgagccccagcccgGGGACCTCTTCCTCTTCCCGCTGGCCTCCGGGGGCCCTGGCTGGTGGGGCGCCCACGCTGGCATCTACTGCGGTGACGGGGAGATCATCCACCTGGAAGGTGAGCCCCAGGAGGTGTCACGGCATGGGGACATCCCCACGGAAGGGACATGGGGTACAGAGCCCACTTTGCCCGCAGGCAGCTCAGGGACATCGCCATCAGGCATCGTGGCCAAGCATGGCAAGAGCCACCTCCTGCGGACACGGGGCCCGGCCAAGGTGCTCCGGAGGAGGAGAGAGCTGGACgtggctgccctgcagcagcgGATCCGGGCGGCCATGGACCAGCCGGTGGAGTACGATACCATCACCTGCAACTGCATTCATTTCGCCCTCGCCCTCCTGGGGCTGGGCCACCTTGCTGGTGCCATGGTGGGTGCTA encodes:
- the LOC116450466 gene encoding uncharacterized protein LOC116450466 isoform X1, with product MNLLAQVSSLLQTLQAPDWLFLQSWHWLGSWVSSSRQGTGGPETRLGPQAVTGAVTTAGFFLCEGLLGQHFDMVPNGVAEPQPGDLFLFPLASGGPGWWGAHAGIYCGDGEIIHLEGSSGTSPSGIVAKHGKSHLLRTRGPAKVLRRRRELDVAALQQRIRAAMDQPVEYDTITCNCIHFALALLGLGHLAGAMVSPALQ
- the LOC116450466 gene encoding uncharacterized protein LOC116450466 isoform X2, which codes for MNLLAQVSSLLQTLQAPDWLFLQSWHWLGSWVSSSRQAVTGAVTTAGFFLCEGLLGQHFDMVPNGVAEPQPGDLFLFPLASGGPGWWGAHAGIYCGDGEIIHLEGSSGTSPSGIVAKHGKSHLLRTRGPAKVLRRRRELDVAALQQRIRAAMDQPVEYDTITCNCIHFALALLGLGHLAGAMVSPALQ